The following proteins are encoded in a genomic region of Ornithodoros turicata isolate Travis chromosome 6, ASM3712646v1, whole genome shotgun sequence:
- the LOC135397504 gene encoding glutamate receptor 2-like, translating into MQVSHLENSSHNWRICPASNPYYPIKESDLAMGPFFPAEERLDIATPTSMFYVEDLRILAGRPKAEESNVFGYILAFDWMVWMFLMITLCTITVLTAAIKGCERRGKFCLKEMLRNMSDVFWQYVENLFFEASAEVPEKTSLRVVSATWWIAVVVLMNAFCGHLRACLMIKSEVEKINTVRQLIERPRTVPYMWKGTSYVGMVAHSSNEYLQQIGRVVHESNTAQPSSVLYGPKLLSRIVAGKAVIITDRTSLVFRVSSTCRIFDDGEFYLAEESLVSHPLNSFVRKDMDPKLRDDINRVIRRLVEAGLVNYWWRSAAGDMSTCSAGSQSESADTLAFSDMLAVFVLLLVGVLFAVVALVVELFCSRRKRVT; encoded by the exons ATGCAGGTGTCTCACCTGGAGAACTCGAGTCACAACTGGAGGATTTGCCCAGCTAGCAACCCTTATTATCCCATTAAA GAGAGTGATTTGGCCATGGGTCCCTTTTTCCCCGCGGAAGAACGTCTGGATATCGCTACGCCTACGTCCATGTTCTACGTTGAAGACCTCCGGATACTCGCAGGCAGACCAAAAGCTGAGGAGAGTAACGTCTTCGGATATATATTGGCTTTCGATTGGATG GTTTGGATGTTCCTGATGATAACGTTGTGCACGATAACTGTGTTGACGGCAGCAATCAAAGGTTGTGAACGTCGGGGCAAATTCTGTCTGAAAGAAATGCTCCGCAACATGAGTGACGTCTTCTGGCAGTATGTGGAGAACTTGTTCTTCGAAG CATCAGCGGAAGTGCcagagaagacatctctccggGTAGTCTCCGCTACCTGGTGGATCGCTGTCGTCGTCCTCATGAATGCCTTCTGCGGTCACCTGCGGGCTTGTCTCATGATCAAGTCCGAAGTGGAGAAAATCAACACCGTACGCCAACTAATAGAGAGGCCTCGAACAGTGCCTTACATGTGGAAAGGAACGTCATATGTCGGCATGGTAGCG CACTCTTCCAATGAGTACCTGCAGCAGATAGGACGTGTGGTGCACGAATCAAACACCGCCCAGCCGTCTTCAGTTCTGTACGGACCGAAGCTGCTGTCACGCATCGTTGCCGGCAAGGCCGTCATCATAACTGACAGGACGTCCCTGGTCTTCCGGGTGTCCAGCACTTGCCGAATCTTCGACGACGGAGAGTTTTACCTGGCCGAGGAAAGTCTCGTGTCTCACCCTCTCAATAGCTTCGTCCGCAAGGACATGGATCCCAAGCTCCGGGATGATATCAACCGAGT GATTCGTCGCTTGGTGGAAGCTGGCCTGGTGAATTACTGGTGGAGGAGCGCGGCGGGGGACATGTCCACTTGCAGCGCGGGATCTCAAAGCGAATCCGCCGATACCCTGGCCTTCTCAGACATGTTGGCCGTCTTTGTCTTGTTACTAGTTGGTGTTCTCTTTGCCGTGGTTGCACTTGTGGTAGAGTTGTTCTGCAGCCGTCGCAAGAGAGTTACGTAA